In Candidatus Poribacteria bacterium, a single window of DNA contains:
- a CDS encoding aquaporin has product MNTKKLVVEFVGTFALIFIGAGSVAMGAGGLIGAAFAHGFVVIAFIYAYGHISGTHINPAVTLGFLIAGEIEFVVAVGYWIVQFLGGILGAVLLNIVLPDPGDLGVTILTTEANGGPFTVTATQGLTVEIILTFFLVNTIFNTAVSGKAGNFAGLAIGLALMFCIVMGGPLTRASLNPARTLGPAVVSSNYADIWLYFVGPFVGSLLAALLYMGVLKDKGEAYTRITEKKG; this is encoded by the coding sequence ATGAATACAAAGAAATTAGTTGTCGAATTTGTCGGTACCTTCGCGCTCATCTTTATCGGAGCAGGCTCGGTAGCGATGGGTGCAGGCGGTTTAATTGGGGCGGCATTCGCTCACGGTTTTGTTGTTATAGCGTTTATTTATGCCTACGGACATATCTCCGGCACACATATCAATCCGGCTGTGACGTTGGGATTTTTGATAGCAGGCGAAATCGAATTCGTTGTAGCTGTCGGTTATTGGATTGTGCAGTTTCTTGGTGGAATTTTGGGGGCAGTTCTGCTTAACATCGTACTACCGGATCCTGGCGATCTGGGTGTAACAATTCTAACCACAGAGGCTAATGGGGGACCCTTCACGGTTACTGCAACGCAAGGACTTACCGTCGAAATCATACTCACCTTTTTCCTCGTCAATACCATCTTCAATACCGCTGTGAGCGGGAAAGCAGGGAACTTCGCAGGGCTCGCTATCGGATTGGCGTTGATGTTTTGCATCGTCATGGGGGGACCACTGACACGGGCTTCGCTTAATCCTGCCCGGACTCTGGGACCTGCTGTTGTCAGCAGTAACTACGCAGACATCTGGCTTTATTTTGTAGGACCATTCGTCGGTTCGCTCCTTGCTGCGCTTCTCTATATGGGTGTTTTGAAAGATAAAGGAGAGGCGTACACGCGTATCACAGAAAAAAAAGGCTGA
- a CDS encoding Hsp20/alpha crystallin family protein → MTYLTLRRPTGNLFGFYSPFFASQHTESDADGNNWVPSVDISETDNGFEVRAELPGVAKDDLHVSVKDNLLTLSGEKRQEQVDDTQNYRRVERRYGSFHRRFRLPSEVETDDIKAEFSDGVLTLSVPKPEAVKPTAIPITTAS, encoded by the coding sequence ATGACTTATTTGACCTTACGCAGACCGACAGGAAATCTATTCGGATTCTACAGCCCGTTTTTCGCGTCTCAACACACAGAGAGCGATGCAGACGGAAACAACTGGGTGCCCTCGGTTGATATTTCGGAAACAGACAATGGTTTTGAAGTCCGTGCTGAACTACCCGGAGTCGCCAAGGACGATCTCCATGTCTCCGTTAAAGATAACCTCTTGACACTCAGCGGGGAAAAACGGCAAGAGCAAGTGGACGATACCCAAAACTATCGCAGAGTTGAAAGGCGATACGGCAGTTTCCACCGGAGATTTAGGCTCCCATCGGAAGTAGAGACAGACGACATCAAAGCCGAATTTAGCGATGGTGTGTTGACGCTCTCCGTTCCGAAGCCGGAAGCCGTGAAACCGACTGCGATCCCGATTACAACTGCATCCTAA